A single genomic interval of Gemmatimonadota bacterium harbors:
- a CDS encoding OmpA family protein, with product MIVLRFSVAVLAATLAVGACKGDPPPPPGPLPVDQDSLSNDSVAEADAERRRIEAEEAAAIAEAADLAERVAAALATLEEAVFFDYDVSEVRADQQALLRQKVDILRASPDVQLRIEGHADERGSTEYNMALGNRRASAVRDYLTGFGLSESRFAIVSFGEQRPRESGSNEAAWAQNRRGEFILTAGASAINPGD from the coding sequence GGGCGCCTGCAAGGGTGACCCACCTCCCCCGCCGGGACCGCTGCCGGTGGATCAGGATTCGCTGAGCAATGACTCCGTGGCGGAGGCCGATGCTGAGCGGCGCCGCATCGAAGCTGAAGAGGCAGCTGCCATTGCCGAAGCCGCCGACCTCGCAGAAAGGGTCGCCGCGGCGCTAGCCACACTCGAAGAGGCTGTATTCTTCGACTACGACGTCTCGGAAGTCCGGGCCGACCAGCAGGCGCTGCTACGCCAAAAGGTCGACATCCTGCGGGCGAGCCCCGACGTGCAGCTGCGGATCGAGGGCCACGCGGACGAACGCGGTTCGACCGAGTACAACATGGCGCTCGGCAACCGACGCGCGTCGGCGGTTCGGGATTACCTGACGGGGTTCGGACTGTCGGAGAGTCGGTTCGCTATCGTCTCGTTCGGGGAGCAACGCCCACGCGAGAGCGGCTCGAACGAGGCCGCCTGGGCGCAGAACCGCCGGGGTGAGTTCATCCTTACCGCCGGCGCGAGCGCGATCAACCCCGGCGACTGA